A part of Myxococcales bacterium genomic DNA contains:
- a CDS encoding PD-(D/E)XK nuclease family protein, which translates to MEAPSIIVGRDRSHVRELIVLANKAEVISASAFFDKVRALAFLYDKNLRRDDYAPLIFAQEFIARDRHYPLLYARNCATLYSSLYHGISPPNESYAKLLEHNPVYIEVIKLLSKIDEAMKAQSLVNQVSALYRAWQIIEKHKIVPLALRQKKIALYSLIDLTALESEVIKSLARCGISFSINFPFDFEKRSFNIPVDYAARPFEREHSAKLIDLNFFPLGQEGPLEPLVNNVLKENKTISLAERHCTIHAACTIDEEACLIAQKIAYLKRDNPEQKVALVVRTIDERSEFYKRTLLEHNISVRDRKGIPLSETAAGIFLSSIFSACESSLSRKDFLSLICHPLSLFEIDDIEKRGQFIKLIDELGIDECVITAFGDQCRYTYAFASARKVWSQDSEKLELVQDLSDLVAKIKWQLSRFKSKASLKDYLEVCIDLIAQCFKGEESSIEHLLSALKNIKISLSLKTRSEISFSDFKSFLINELKALTIAYPDVSDVYAVEFLMLPELLGRKFDHIFIADISFGRMPQNITPDPLLSDEYRIHINKLLKKDVLKIFFDDPFEPMIVPPRQALEPFWFVSAIAAAQSSVHFSYAKYDHNNSEQAPSEFFLWLQENVEIKKENSLLKPYVSHLKERFYQGQKASDQNDFSHTSACALKQRREMFHSKKADEYAGAFNPFQVEQLFLGRIGDKSYRALTPTLLESFSECAFYGFFHRILKLERETTEHDEADFRALGQIAHQTLQFFYENHDSHEQKDLEGIIQKVSADYLAHNYVAQPEIFYCQIEGLKVLLQRLIEQLALYFSKKPIALEIPFGLGLGQKSVPINTKGKKYYLGGVIDRIDKLENSLAIIDYKLSSIAQLRINASESTLFKTNFQIPVYIRLAASKFGGSEIDSINFSYASIRDGKLMKLSLKNNEGFMRKILNDNECGGLADAIGNIISPIEEGKIIAQAGSQCTTCHFQSMCRKSEV; encoded by the coding sequence ATGGAGGCACCTTCCATAATAGTTGGCCGTGATAGATCTCACGTGCGTGAGTTGATAGTCTTGGCAAATAAAGCTGAAGTTATCAGCGCTTCGGCTTTTTTTGATAAAGTTAGAGCATTGGCCTTTTTGTATGATAAAAATCTACGCCGCGATGATTATGCTCCGTTAATTTTTGCTCAAGAGTTTATTGCACGCGATCGACATTATCCGCTGCTTTATGCGCGCAATTGTGCGACGCTGTATTCATCGCTTTATCACGGCATAAGTCCGCCAAATGAAAGTTACGCGAAGCTTTTAGAGCATAATCCTGTATACATTGAGGTAATAAAATTACTTTCCAAAATTGATGAAGCGATGAAGGCTCAATCCTTGGTAAATCAAGTGAGTGCTTTGTATAGAGCTTGGCAGATTATTGAGAAGCATAAAATTGTTCCTCTTGCGTTGAGACAAAAGAAAATAGCTCTTTATTCATTGATCGATCTGACAGCTCTTGAAAGCGAAGTCATTAAATCTCTTGCTCGTTGTGGCATTAGTTTTTCAATTAATTTTCCCTTCGACTTTGAAAAACGCAGCTTTAACATTCCCGTTGACTATGCTGCAAGACCTTTTGAAAGGGAACATAGTGCAAAACTCATAGATTTAAATTTTTTCCCCTTGGGGCAAGAAGGCCCCCTTGAGCCTTTGGTCAATAATGTTCTTAAAGAAAATAAAACTATTAGTCTTGCCGAGCGACATTGCACTATCCATGCAGCATGCACTATCGATGAAGAAGCCTGCCTAATTGCGCAAAAGATAGCTTACCTTAAAAGAGATAATCCTGAACAAAAAGTTGCTTTGGTAGTGAGAACTATTGATGAGCGCAGCGAATTTTACAAGCGCACCTTGTTAGAGCACAATATATCCGTACGAGATCGTAAGGGTATTCCTCTAAGCGAGACAGCAGCCGGAATTTTTTTGAGTAGCATTTTTTCAGCCTGTGAAAGTTCTTTATCGCGTAAAGATTTTTTAAGTTTAATTTGCCATCCTCTATCTCTTTTTGAAATCGATGACATTGAAAAGCGCGGGCAGTTTATAAAGCTTATTGATGAATTAGGTATCGATGAGTGTGTTATTACTGCTTTTGGCGATCAGTGTCGCTATACTTATGCTTTTGCTAGCGCTAGAAAAGTGTGGAGCCAGGATAGTGAAAAGTTGGAGCTCGTCCAAGACTTGTCCGATCTTGTTGCTAAGATCAAATGGCAGCTTTCACGCTTTAAAAGCAAGGCCAGTTTAAAAGATTACCTAGAAGTTTGTATTGATCTCATAGCTCAATGTTTTAAAGGAGAAGAGAGTTCTATAGAGCATCTTCTATCTGCACTTAAAAATATCAAAATAAGTTTGTCATTAAAGACGCGCTCGGAAATATCTTTTTCTGACTTTAAATCATTTTTAATAAATGAACTTAAAGCTCTTACCATTGCTTATCCAGATGTTTCCGATGTTTATGCTGTAGAATTTTTGATGCTTCCTGAACTTTTGGGCAGAAAATTCGATCATATTTTTATTGCCGATATTTCATTTGGACGTATGCCACAAAACATTACACCCGATCCTTTGCTGAGCGATGAATATCGGATTCACATCAACAAATTATTAAAAAAAGATGTATTAAAAATATTTTTTGATGATCCTTTTGAACCTATGATTGTACCTCCCAGGCAAGCATTGGAGCCATTTTGGTTTGTCAGTGCCATAGCTGCTGCCCAATCGAGTGTGCATTTTTCCTATGCCAAGTATGATCACAATAATTCGGAGCAAGCTCCGAGTGAATTTTTTTTGTGGCTGCAAGAAAATGTAGAAATTAAAAAAGAAAACAGCCTATTAAAGCCCTATGTGAGTCATCTAAAAGAAAGATTTTATCAAGGGCAAAAAGCTTCTGATCAGAATGATTTTTCTCATACGAGTGCTTGTGCGCTCAAGCAAAGAAGGGAAATGTTTCATTCAAAAAAAGCCGATGAGTATGCTGGAGCTTTCAACCCATTTCAAGTGGAGCAACTGTTTTTAGGACGTATCGGAGATAAATCTTATCGTGCTCTTACCCCTACATTGCTTGAATCATTTTCTGAATGTGCTTTTTATGGATTTTTTCATAGAATTTTGAAACTCGAACGAGAAACGACAGAACACGATGAAGCTGATTTTCGGGCCTTGGGGCAGATAGCCCATCAGACTTTGCAGTTTTTCTATGAGAATCATGATTCACACGAACAAAAAGATTTAGAGGGCATTATACAAAAAGTGAGCGCAGATTATTTAGCCCACAACTACGTTGCTCAGCCTGAGATTTTTTATTGTCAGATAGAAGGTTTAAAAGTTTTGCTGCAAAGACTGATAGAACAGTTAGCGCTTTACTTTTCTAAAAAGCCGATCGCTTTGGAAATTCCATTTGGATTGGGATTAGGGCAGAAATCGGTTCCCATTAATACAAAAGGCAAGAAATATTATCTCGGTGGAGTGATCGATCGCATTGATAAGCTAGAAAATTCTTTGGCCATTATCGACTATAAACTTTCATCTATAGCGCAGCTTAGAATTAATGCATCGGAATCAACTCTCTTTAAAACTAATTTTCAGATTCCTGTTTATATACGGCTTGCTGCATCCAAGTTTGGTGGTTCCGAAATTGATAGTATTAATTTTTCATATGCTTCAATACGTGACGGAAAGCTTATGAAGTTGTCTTTAAAAAACAACGAAGGCTTTATGAGAAAAATTCTTAATGATAATGAATGCGGCGGTCTTGCTGATGCAATCGGAAATATTATTTCTCCCATCGAAGAAGGAAAAATTATTGCACAAGCTGGCTCACAATGTACCACCTGTCACTTTCAATCTATGTGTAGAAAATCTGAAGTGTAG
- a CDS encoding OmpA family protein gives MSMYRKKTLYIGLIAFVVSTLFSGCQKKLQPGMCIKDRDCVVDASGKTLNGVCIEQQCQECREDIDCTGLNQCINNRCEQLCQADTDCGYEKHCEDSICVNNCSESVACLEDQTCSNGRCVSQLDLESQQDQLTLEGCKKIERIQFDFNRFEIKEDYRSDVQKLAQCLEKHPTLTLSIKGHTDERGTPAYNMALGDKRARAVLSFLQGMGIATARVTTLSLGETEPLVKESNEYAWQQNRRAEFNWDNN, from the coding sequence ATGTCCATGTACAGGAAAAAAACTTTATATATCGGTTTGATAGCCTTTGTTGTGTCTACGTTGTTCAGTGGGTGCCAAAAAAAACTGCAGCCAGGAATGTGTATTAAAGACAGAGACTGTGTGGTTGATGCCAGCGGTAAAACTTTGAACGGAGTGTGTATTGAGCAGCAATGCCAAGAGTGCCGCGAAGATATTGATTGCACAGGCTTAAATCAGTGTATCAACAACCGGTGCGAACAATTGTGCCAAGCAGATACAGACTGCGGCTATGAAAAACATTGCGAAGACAGCATTTGCGTAAATAATTGCTCTGAGAGCGTAGCCTGTTTAGAAGATCAGACGTGCTCCAATGGTCGCTGTGTTTCCCAATTAGATTTGGAAAGTCAACAAGATCAACTGACACTAGAAGGCTGTAAAAAAATTGAACGCATTCAATTTGATTTTAATCGTTTTGAAATCAAAGAAGACTATCGTTCAGATGTGCAAAAACTTGCCCAATGCTTGGAAAAGCACCCTACTCTTACCCTAAGCATTAAGGGACATACTGATGAAAGGGGAACTCCTGCCTACAATATGGCGTTGGGGGATAAAAGAGCGCGTGCTGTTTTGAGCTTTCTGCAAGGAATGGGCATTGCAACGGCTCGCGTAACAACGCTATCCTTGGGCGAGACAGAGCCTTTAGTGAAAGAGAGTAATGAGTATGCCTGGCAGCAAAACAGACGTGCAGAATTTAATTGGGATAATAACTAA
- a CDS encoding MATE family efflux transporter: MKTQKTTQASRLSESVYAQDPGPAQFRFLFLEPKILGRIIHLGWPVIVGMLTQTAVNTIDLLMVGRLSDAEAVPGTAAIMASIVLLWAYGGFLSSISVGTQALSARRYSEGNFEKAGQVLTNSVAVSVVASIVITTVAILLIEPTMTLLTKSQEVQLVGSEYSQIRLLGLPSMALMASFKSFYDGLGRVRIHMTVAIIMNIVNIICNYFLIFGSEFAGFKSPYLGVNGAAWGSVIASYTGLLVMIFWALRKKDRERFKIFRFKNLNSTIALAVSRLSLWSGLATVVLMVGVGLFNFIVSAIDVAEGSSSINASAASIILHVMMLVFMTCLAFGTSTATLVSQSIGAKLPKLAERYVWQCVLLAVYVMSIFGFITFLLPKPILALFLPPDLDASHLKELVINTATPSLKMCALLLSPTAAAALVLTQALYGAGETRYIMIAEFCLHFLCLVPLAWLLALHFGLGILGCWIAAIIYAAGLLIACASKFLSGSWKKLVL, translated from the coding sequence ATGAAAACACAAAAAACAACACAGGCCTCCCGCCTTTCAGAATCAGTGTACGCCCAAGATCCGGGGCCTGCACAATTTCGTTTCTTATTTTTGGAACCTAAAATTCTTGGTCGCATCATTCATTTGGGATGGCCCGTGATCGTTGGAATGCTCACCCAAACTGCGGTCAACACCATCGATCTCCTTATGGTCGGCCGCTTAAGCGATGCCGAAGCAGTACCAGGTACTGCCGCCATTATGGCTTCGATTGTTTTGCTATGGGCATATGGCGGATTCTTATCATCCATCTCCGTTGGTACACAAGCCCTATCGGCTCGTCGTTATAGTGAAGGGAATTTTGAAAAAGCCGGACAAGTCCTCACCAATTCAGTTGCCGTCTCTGTTGTTGCAAGCATTGTTATCACTACTGTTGCTATCTTGTTGATTGAACCGACCATGACGCTTCTCACCAAAAGCCAAGAAGTGCAGCTTGTTGGGAGTGAATACAGCCAAATTCGTCTATTGGGACTTCCTAGTATGGCGCTCATGGCTTCATTTAAAAGTTTTTATGATGGCCTAGGACGAGTACGCATCCACATGACAGTTGCTATCATCATGAACATCGTTAATATTATTTGTAATTATTTTTTAATTTTCGGTTCTGAATTTGCTGGGTTTAAAAGCCCTTACTTGGGCGTCAATGGAGCTGCCTGGGGATCAGTTATAGCAAGCTATACTGGTCTTTTAGTCATGATTTTTTGGGCTTTAAGAAAAAAAGACCGAGAACGGTTTAAAATCTTTCGTTTTAAAAATCTTAACAGCACCATAGCATTGGCAGTATCCCGTTTATCTCTATGGTCTGGCCTTGCAACAGTCGTTTTAATGGTTGGAGTTGGTCTTTTTAATTTTATTGTGAGCGCAATCGATGTTGCTGAGGGAAGCAGCTCCATCAATGCTTCAGCTGCAAGTATCATTCTTCACGTCATGATGTTGGTTTTCATGACCTGCCTAGCTTTTGGTACTTCAACCGCTACGCTTGTTTCTCAATCTATCGGAGCAAAGCTTCCCAAGCTTGCCGAACGTTATGTGTGGCAGTGCGTTTTACTCGCAGTCTATGTCATGTCTATTTTTGGTTTTATAACTTTTTTGTTACCCAAACCTATCCTCGCTCTATTTTTGCCACCCGATTTGGACGCCAGTCACCTAAAAGAGCTGGTTATCAATACAGCAACTCCTTCACTAAAGATGTGCGCTCTTTTACTATCGCCCACTGCAGCTGCAGCCTTAGTATTAACGCAGGCATTGTATGGAGCTGGCGAGACACGATACATAATGATCGCTGAATTTTGCCTTCACTTTTTATGCCTAGTACCGCTGGCCTGGCTTTTGGCACTGCATTTTGGATTAGGTATTCTCGGCTGCTGGATCGCCGCTATCATTTATGCTGCTGGTCTTCTTATTGCGTGCGCTAGCAAGTTTTTAAGCGGTTCATGGAAAAAACTGGTGTTATGA